CCCACTCGAAGGAGAAGTTTTCGGGCAGTACTTTTGCGGCTACCTCCTTCAGGGCCTCGATAGCATCACCGCTACTGTAGCCGGTTTTAGCATCCCCGTCTATTTCCACGGAACGGTACAGGTTGAAGTGGTTGATTACCGGCGCGCCGGTGGCGTTTTTCGTAGTAATCAGTGCACTGAGCGGCACCATCTGCCCCACATTATTCCGCACATAGTAGGTGCTCAGATTATTGATGCTGGTACGGTAAAGTGAATCGGCCTGCAGCACCACGCGGAAGCTGCGACTGAATTTGGTAAAGTCGTTCACATACAGCCCGCCGAGGAAAGTTTGCAGGGCATTGAACACATCACTTACGGCTACCCCCAGTTGTTTACATTTATCGCGGTCCACATCCACATTGAATTGTGGCGTATTGGCACTAAAGAAAGCGTACGCCCTGGCGATCTCCGGCCGTTGGTTGGCGGCCATGAGAAACTGGTACATCACCTGCAGAAACTGATTGATATCCGGGTTGCTGCGTTGTTCCAGCATAAACGAAAAACCACCGGAGTTACCCAATCCTCTCAGGGTAGGCGCCGGAATACAGATAATGGTAGCGCCCACAATCCGGCTGGTAGCGCCCTGTATCCTGCCAAGCACGGTTCCGATATCGTCGCCATGCTTATACCTTACATCCCAGGGTTTCAGGCTCACGAAAAAGGTACCGGCATTAGGTTTGGCAGCATTGGCCACGAAGTTCATACCGCTGATGCCGAAGAAGTGCGCCACAGCACTGTCGGACAGCAGAATATTATTGATTTCAGATACCACTTCGCGGGTACGTTGAGAAGAAGCTGCTTCGGGCAGTTCCAACGCAATGAACATCGCACCCATATCTTCCTGCGGAACGAATGTGGTGGGCGTTTTCTTGAACAGGTAAAACGCTCCGAGAAATATGCCTACCATGATCACCAGGATCACCGGCGTGAAGCGTATGCAATGCATTACCCCACGGCCATAACGTTCGGTAAAGCGGTTAAATCCTTCGTTGAATTTATAAAAGAGTTTATTGAGCCCATGAGATTTTTGGGAGAGATGGGCAGGCCGCAACAGGATGGCTGTTAATGCAGGCGTAAGCGTCAGCGCCAGGAAGGCCGACAGCAATACGGAAAATGCGATCGTCAATGCAAACTGCTGATACAGCTTCCCGCTCACACCGGGGATGAATGCCACGGGTACGAACACCGCCGCGAGGATCAGGGCAATGGCGATAACCGGGGCCTGTACCTCCGACATGGCTTTGAAAGTAGCTTCTCTCGGCGTCATCAGGTTGGCATCGATATGATGCTGCACCGCTTCCACTACCACAATGGCATCATCCACCACTATCCCGATCGCCAGTACGAAACCAAACAGCGTCAGGGTATTGATAGAGAAGCCCAGTAGCTGGAAGAAGATGAAAGTACCTATCAGGGAGATCGGAATAACGAGGATAGGAATGAGCGTGGCTCTCCAGTTCTGCAGGAACACAAATACCACGATCACCACCAGTATCAGCGCTTCGATAAAGGTTTGCACCACCTCTTCGATGGATATTCTTACGAAGGACGTAGTTTCAAAAGGTACCAGCCATTGTACATCTTCCGGAAAGCCTTTCGACATTTCCTTCATCTTGGCCATTACCAGGTCGTTCACATTCAGGGCATTAGCGCCCGGAGCCAGGTAAATGGCCATACCGGAGCCGGTTTTACCATCTGCTTTGGCTTCGATGGCGTAGGTAAAGGAACCCAGGTTAATGCGGGCTACATCGCGGAGCCTCACAAGCGCGCCGCTTTTGCTCTTCGCCACCACGATATTCCCGAATTCTTCGGAAGTGGCAAGGCGACCTTTTACGCTAACCGTATATTCGAACGCCTGTTTCTTATCCATGGGTGGCGCACCGATGCTACCGGCAGGCACCTGCTGGTTTTGCTCCATGATAGCGCCGGCCACATCACCAGGCGTCAGCCCGAGCGCCGCCATTTTATCCGGGTTCAACCATATACGCATGCTATAGTCCTGCGAAAAGGCGGTTACATCACCTACCCCGGCAACGCGGGCCAGTTCAGGCTTGAGGTATATATTCAGGTAGTTGTCGAGGAACTCCCGGGTGTGTTTTCCCTTGGGAGAGTTCAGGGCAATTACCATCAACATATCATTGGAACGCTTTTTAACGGTCACCCCTACACGCCGTACTTCATCGGGAGTACTGGGCAGGGCCAGGCTCACGCGGTTCTGTACATCGAGGGTGGCGATATCCGGATTGGTACCCAGCTTAAAGGTAACTGTAATGCTCATGGAGCCATCGTTGGCGCTGGTAGATTGCAGGTACATAGCGCCCGGGGTACCGTTTACCTGGTTTTCTATGGGCGTGGTAACCGTTTCTTCCACCGTACTGGAGTTGGCCCCAACGTAGTTAGCATTTACAGAAGTTACCGGGGGAGCAATATCGGGCAACTGTGCAATAGGAAGGTTGAACATACAGATCAACCCTACAATCACAATGATGATGGCTATTACGATCGTAGTATTCTTCCGCTCTATGAATGTTTTCGAGATCATACCGTGATAGTGATTTAGTATTAGTGTTTACCTGCTCCCGGAGCTGCTGGTGCAGCCCCTGCTGCGCCTGCGATGTTCACTGTGTCGCCGGGTTTCACTTTCTGCACGCCTTCTATAATAACGCGGTCACCTGCGTTCAGTCCGCCGTTGACCAGTTGCATAGTATCCGTTACCGGTCCCGGTACGATATATTTGGAACTTACCACATTATCTTTAGAAAGTGTGAATACGCTTGTTTCCGACAAACTCTGTATGATAGCTTTGGCGGGAATGGCCAGCTGCGTATTGGCGGTACCGTATTGCATCACTACTACGATGCTCATACCGGATTTCAGCATATTATCCTTATTCTGGAAAACAAGCCGTACACGTACAGTACCGGTTTGTGGGTCTACAATATTGTTGATGGTCAGTATCTTACCGGATTCTTCGTAGCGGGTACCATCCCCGAACTGGATAAAGAACTGCTGATCGCCTTGTCCTTTCTGGATACGGAGGAATTCGGGCAGGCGTGCCTGAGGCACATCCATATCGGCAAACATCGGATGTTCGTTAACGATTGTGTTGATGAGTGTCTGACCGGCATTAACGATATCTCCGACTTTGATCTGAACGATGCCTATTTTGCCGCTAACGGGGGCTTTTACAATGGCATGGCTCACGTCGGTACCGGCTCTGGCCACATTGGCTTTAGCGGCAGCCAGGTTTGCCTGGGCGCTCAGCAGGGCGGTATGGGCCTGGTCGACGGTTTGTTTGGAGATGGCATCGTGTTCCAGCAGGGTTTTGTACCTGTCGTAATCGCGTTGCTTCAGCGCCAGATCAGCTTCTACCTGTTGCTGGGCGGCGGCTACCTGATTATAGGCAGCTGAATAACGGCTCCTGTCGATGTCGTACAAAGGCTGCCCCTTAGTAACGCTGGCGCCATCTGCGACCCGGATCGACTCCAGGTAGCCGCTGACATCGGGCCGGAGCTCCACCACATCGTGTGCCACCAGGGTTGCAGGAAATTTTTCTGCCACCGTATATACGGCTGGCACCACTTCCGCAGCTACCACCGTAGGTTTCATCTTCCCCATCATCATGGCGGCCTGTTGTTGCTTTTTACTGTTGCCGCAGGCCACACAGCCTATCATAACTGCCACATAAAAGTTCCGCTTGTTATTTATCAGATACATATTAGAAAGAGATTGCGATTAGAAAAAGTAAAAGCAACGGTTTATTTGATCTTACCCATAGCCTTGTCCAGGTCTGTTTTGCTGATGAGTGTATTCAGCAGCGCCTGTACATAGCCCACCTGGGCCTGTTTCAGGTCATTTTCAGCGGAAGTGACATCCAGGCTGGTAGCCACTCCCTGGTCAAACTTCAGTACTATTCTGTCGTATATGCCCTGAGCCAGGTCCATATTGGTTTTCTGCGTTGTGAATTTGTCTTTATTATTGAGATATTGTGTGCTGGCATTTGCAACGTCCACTTTGATCTGCTGGGTCAGGTAATCCAGGTCGTTCTGCGACTTTTTCAGGGTGATTTTGCTTTCCCGGATCTGGTGCAACCGTTCGGTGGCGGTAAAGATGGGCCACGACAGGGTCAGGCCGAGAGCGGAGGCGCCGAAACCTGTCTTGTACAAGTCGCCGAAAGTACTGGAGAAATAGTTCCAGCCATAGTTCACATAAGCGCTTAAAGTGGGAAGATATTGCATCTTCTTGCTTTTAAGGCTCAGTTCATTGATAGCGATCTGGTTAACCTGAAGCGCATATTCGATACGGTCCTGTACCTTATAATCTATTGTATCGGCGATAAAAGACGCTACATTAAGATCCTGTACGGTTTCTGTCAGGGTCAGCTGGCTTTCCTGTGGCATCCCCATCTGGAACCTGAGTAACTGCATCGTATATACGAGGGTTCGGATCTGGGTTTCAATATCGGTGACAACATTATTATAGGACACCTGGATACGGTCTACATCCACTCTTTCCGCCACCCCGGCATCGTAGCGGGATTTAGTATCATCCAGGGTTTTCTTCAGTTGCTGCATGTTGGATTTGGAGAGGCGGATATTTTCTTCGTTGGCCAATACAGCGTAATAGGCCTGGGTAATGGCCACGCGTGTATCGATCTCCGTTCGTTTGGCGGTCTTTTGCGCCAGCCCGCCGTAGACTTTAGAAGCCTTCAGTCCGATGAAGTAGTCGCTGTTCAGGATCGTCTGGTTCACCTGGCCGGTAACGGAGGAGGCGAATTTGGTTCCGAACTGGACAGGTATTTTTTTGCCGGAGCTCAGGTTACTGAAATCCGGAATCAGCGAAGTAGCCAGTTTGAGATTGTCTGTAAGGCTGCCATTGATAGTGGCATGAGGAAACAATTTAGCCGTAGCTTCCTTGATCTGTTCCTTTGAAAACTGCTCATCCAGGCGGGCATTTACGACATCATGCTGATGTTCCAGACCGTATTGTATGCAATTTGCCAGATTAAAAGCAAACGTCCCCGGCTGCGTCGTATCCTTCTGCCCATAAGCTCTTGTTAACCCTGACAATAAAAGAAAGGTGAATAAAAAAAGTCGACAATGCATACTTGTTACTTTGAAAGTATATGATGATTGATAAATATTTAACAACAAACAGGTAAAAAGGTTCTGTATAAGATAAATAGGGCCATTGGTGACGAAACCCGTCAAAGGGCCAGGAACAGCAACGCGCTATTTTCGTATCTTTCGGAAAAGTTATTGTTAACTATGTCTATGTCTGTCATCAAAGAATCCAAACCCTTTCATCGTGAATTTGAGCTGGAGCGACTAATCCTTTTCAGTGACGTTGTATTTGCCGTATCTATTGTATTGTTGATCCTTGAAATCAGGCTGCCTCCTTTTCCGGAGAAAATATCTGTTAACAGTTATTGGGAGATATTACGACCTACTGCCCTCCAATTCATGACATTTGCAGTAAGTTTTATATTAATCGGAAACTTTTGGGTCCGGCATCTCAATTTATGCAGGTTTCTTCAAAATTACAAGGAAGGATTGATACACCGTAATCTTTTCTTTTTATTTTTTATAGTGACATTCCCCTTCTCTACTAACGCCCTGCTACATACGAACGCCCATTTTATGCTGCCATTCTTTATCTATCTCTGTAATCTGACGGCCTGTCTGGCGGCTTTGTTCTGGATCAGCTATTA
The genomic region above belongs to Chitinophaga sp. 180180018-3 and contains:
- a CDS encoding multidrug efflux RND transporter permease subunit, with amino-acid sequence MISKTFIERKNTTIVIAIIIVIVGLICMFNLPIAQLPDIAPPVTSVNANYVGANSSTVEETVTTPIENQVNGTPGAMYLQSTSANDGSMSITVTFKLGTNPDIATLDVQNRVSLALPSTPDEVRRVGVTVKKRSNDMLMVIALNSPKGKHTREFLDNYLNIYLKPELARVAGVGDVTAFSQDYSMRIWLNPDKMAALGLTPGDVAGAIMEQNQQVPAGSIGAPPMDKKQAFEYTVSVKGRLATSEEFGNIVVAKSKSGALVRLRDVARINLGSFTYAIEAKADGKTGSGMAIYLAPGANALNVNDLVMAKMKEMSKGFPEDVQWLVPFETTSFVRISIEEVVQTFIEALILVVIVVFVFLQNWRATLIPILVIPISLIGTFIFFQLLGFSINTLTLFGFVLAIGIVVDDAIVVVEAVQHHIDANLMTPREATFKAMSEVQAPVIAIALILAAVFVPVAFIPGVSGKLYQQFALTIAFSVLLSAFLALTLTPALTAILLRPAHLSQKSHGLNKLFYKFNEGFNRFTERYGRGVMHCIRFTPVILVIMVGIFLGAFYLFKKTPTTFVPQEDMGAMFIALELPEAASSQRTREVVSEINNILLSDSAVAHFFGISGMNFVANAAKPNAGTFFVSLKPWDVRYKHGDDIGTVLGRIQGATSRIVGATIICIPAPTLRGLGNSGGFSFMLEQRSNPDINQFLQVMYQFLMAANQRPEIARAYAFFSANTPQFNVDVDRDKCKQLGVAVSDVFNALQTFLGGLYVNDFTKFSRSFRVVLQADSLYRTSINNLSTYYVRNNVGQMVPLSALITTKNATGAPVINHFNLYRSVEIDGDAKTGYSSGDAIEALKEVAAKVLPENFSFEWANISLQEIEAGNSSVLIFALSILFVFLLLTALYESWSVPFSVLLAVPIALFGSILALSLTRQANSVYSQIGLITLIGLAAKNAILIVEFCKERVDRGMPLLDATLEAVKLRLRPILMTSFAFILGVLPLCTAKGAGAASRVNIGFTVVGGMLAATMLGIFTVPVLYVLITKLSYGKKKLADLEAHGNEEKKPKGLGE
- a CDS encoding efflux RND transporter periplasmic adaptor subunit is translated as MYLINNKRNFYVAVMIGCVACGNSKKQQQAAMMMGKMKPTVVAAEVVPAVYTVAEKFPATLVAHDVVELRPDVSGYLESIRVADGASVTKGQPLYDIDRSRYSAAYNQVAAAQQQVEADLALKQRDYDRYKTLLEHDAISKQTVDQAHTALLSAQANLAAAKANVARAGTDVSHAIVKAPVSGKIGIVQIKVGDIVNAGQTLINTIVNEHPMFADMDVPQARLPEFLRIQKGQGDQQFFIQFGDGTRYEESGKILTINNIVDPQTGTVRVRLVFQNKDNMLKSGMSIVVVMQYGTANTQLAIPAKAIIQSLSETSVFTLSKDNVVSSKYIVPGPVTDTMQLVNGGLNAGDRVIIEGVQKVKPGDTVNIAGAAGAAPAAPGAGKH
- a CDS encoding TolC family protein, with the protein product MHCRLFLFTFLLLSGLTRAYGQKDTTQPGTFAFNLANCIQYGLEHQHDVVNARLDEQFSKEQIKEATAKLFPHATINGSLTDNLKLATSLIPDFSNLSSGKKIPVQFGTKFASSVTGQVNQTILNSDYFIGLKASKVYGGLAQKTAKRTEIDTRVAITQAYYAVLANEENIRLSKSNMQQLKKTLDDTKSRYDAGVAERVDVDRIQVSYNNVVTDIETQIRTLVYTMQLLRFQMGMPQESQLTLTETVQDLNVASFIADTIDYKVQDRIEYALQVNQIAINELSLKSKKMQYLPTLSAYVNYGWNYFSSTFGDLYKTGFGASALGLTLSWPIFTATERLHQIRESKITLKKSQNDLDYLTQQIKVDVANASTQYLNNKDKFTTQKTNMDLAQGIYDRIVLKFDQGVATSLDVTSAENDLKQAQVGYVQALLNTLISKTDLDKAMGKIK
- a CDS encoding TMEM175 family protein yields the protein MSVIKESKPFHREFELERLILFSDVVFAVSIVLLILEIRLPPFPEKISVNSYWEILRPTALQFMTFAVSFILIGNFWVRHLNLCRFLQNYKEGLIHRNLFFLFFIVTFPFSTNALLHTNAHFMLPFFIYLCNLTACLAALFWISYYVFQKNPDLTVPGHHMEKELLYQRLKYSFLTMATGFTVIAMTYFLFPENLSYQRVSYLMIPALALFNYFRLKIKKRNTLRLVHKMENP